TGGATCACATGTACTTGGTGCAGATGAAGTTGATTTCTTCAGTTTCAGGAAGGCTGATCCAGTGATTATCACGGGTCCGAATGGCTCCGGATCTCACCGTCTGATCACATTCGTCCAGTCCGATGTCATAATCAGAAGCCCACTGATCGTAGCACACGGTCTGACCTTTGACCCAGAACCAGATCCCCACTGTGCAGGAGTGACGCAGACCCAGCCACACGTGATCAGAGAGAGCGCTCGAGGTCACATTCATCACCCGCTGCTGCATCTGCTCCGAATCCACCGACACCAGGTCCATGTCCATGTTTCTGCAGCGTCTCAGAGCTTCAGTCCACGTCTTATTCTCTCGGACCAGAACCAGCTTATCTGGAAACACAAACAGATGAGCAAGAAAATCAGGATACAAAACATTTAACTTTGAAATACAGGAGCCAGTGCTATTTTACACACTAGAACGGTAGCTACCCTAATGATCTGTTTCTCAGAGGATTGATCTACTCACCATCATAACACACAAAGGGATGCTCTTCTGAACACTCCTCGTCTGTCCATCGTCCTTCATCACTGATAACAATCAATGTGCAGTTCTTACGTGTGTTATCAGAACTGTGTTTCCAGTGTGTGAATGTGGAGCTGCTGTTATCTGACCAAACCCAGAGTCTGTGCAGACCGATCCAGACTTGTTTATCTTGATCACTTGAAGTTCTGTTTTGGTCTATGATCTTCTGAATCTCTTCATTCTCAGTCTGATTCCTCACGCTGGCCAGATCTGTGTGGTTCTCTCTGCAGTATTTCTGAGCTTCAGTCCAGTTCTTTTGCTCCTGTACAATGATGAATCCTTTACTGGCTTTAAAACAGAAAGACATTTGAGTGAATCATGTTCCTAgtggaatttaattaaaaaaggaaaatacatttgttatTTCCGCTCTCATTTACCAAAAACAAAAAGAGCGTATTATTATTGGAAATGAAAACAGTATGTTTTGAGCTCATTTCTGAGTTTTATGATCACTTACAGCTGAACTCACCATCATAGCAGATGAAATGCCTTGTTGTATTACAGTCTACATCATGCCACTGTACTTTAGGCTCATTCCCACAACTCTGATCATTCCCACAACCCAAGAAAACACAGTCTCCATCTCCTCCTGGTTGTGATGGTCCCCAGTTCCTGTACTGTTCTGTGTAGAAGGCAGGGTCACTCCAGAAACCAACTCTTGTGTTCTTCAGTCCAATCCAGACACGGTCAGCATTGCTGTTCACTCTCTTTATGGTCTGTTCAGTGTCATTCTGTT
This Carassius gibelio isolate Cgi1373 ecotype wild population from Czech Republic chromosome A23, carGib1.2-hapl.c, whole genome shotgun sequence DNA region includes the following protein-coding sequences:
- the LOC127944178 gene encoding C-type mannose receptor 2-like isoform X1; amino-acid sequence: MERITCMSLLLTAVVSSSARAPRQYHFVNQNLNWTEAQSYCREKYTDLVTISDIQEQNDTEQTIKRVNSNADRVWIGLKNTRVGFWSDPAFYTEQYRNWGPSQPGGDGDCVFLGCGNDQSCGNEPKVQWHDVDCNTTRHFICYDASKGFIIVQEQKNWTEAQKYCRENHTDLASVRNQTENEEIQKIIDQNRTSSDQDKQVWIGLHRLWVWSDNSSSTFTHWKHSSDNTRKNCTLIVISDEGRWTDEECSEEHPFVCYDDKLVLVRENKTWTEALRRCRNMDMDLVSVDSEQMQQRVMNVTSSALSDHVWLGLRHSCTVGIWFWVKGQTVCYDQWASDYDIGLDECDQTVRSGAIRTRDNHWISLPETEEINFICTKYM
- the LOC127944178 gene encoding C-type mannose receptor 2-like isoform X2; its protein translation is MERITCMSLLLTAVVSSSARAPRQYHFVNQNLNWTEAQSYCREKYTDLVTISDIQEQNDTEQTIKRVNSNADRVWIGLKNTRVGFWSDPAFYTEQYRNWGPSQPGGDGDCVFLGCGNDQSCGNEPKVQWHDVDCNTTRHFICYDASKGFIIVQEQKNWTEAQKYCRENHTDLASVRNQTENEEIQKIIDQNRTSSDQDKQVWIGLHRLWVWSDNSSSTFTHWKHSSDNTRKNCTLIVISDEGRWTDEECSEEHPFVCYDEKLVLVRENKTWTEALRRCRNMDMDLVLVDSEQMQQRVMNVTSSASSDHVWLGLRHSCTMGIWFWVNGQTMCYDQWASDFDSGLDECDKTVRSGAIRTHDNHWISLPETEEINFICTKYM